The following proteins are co-located in the Lacticaseibacillus paracasei subsp. paracasei genome:
- a CDS encoding TetR/AcrR family transcriptional regulator, which yields MKNVVTDPEKVTRILKTATEIFGQQGFIKSKTDQIANQAQVSKGLLFHYFGNKQALYLDAFKYAYHRIYDHMDPKKWQNAPGLAAMMTTAVKYELKLQFKFPAEYRLMMQAYADLPHFPKPLQQQVQQETTAISAEADRIFREKIEQLPRREGLSVDDVFGVVSALIAQQTAVTTRLIASGHYRKFEDLQSVVETMARQLLIVEHGFLPDES from the coding sequence ATGAAAAATGTTGTGACAGATCCCGAAAAAGTCACCCGTATACTCAAAACAGCGACGGAAATTTTCGGCCAGCAAGGCTTCATCAAGAGCAAAACCGATCAGATTGCCAACCAAGCACAAGTATCTAAGGGCTTGCTCTTCCATTATTTTGGCAATAAACAAGCGCTGTATCTTGACGCTTTCAAATATGCCTATCATCGGATTTATGATCACATGGACCCCAAAAAGTGGCAGAATGCCCCTGGCTTGGCTGCCATGATGACCACTGCAGTTAAGTATGAGTTGAAACTGCAATTCAAATTCCCGGCTGAATACCGCTTGATGATGCAAGCCTATGCTGATTTACCGCATTTCCCAAAACCGTTGCAACAACAAGTGCAGCAAGAAACAACTGCCATTTCTGCCGAAGCCGATCGCATTTTCCGCGAGAAAATTGAACAGTTGCCTCGTCGTGAAGGCCTGTCAGTCGATGACGTTTTCGGTGTCGTTTCTGCCTTAATTGCGCAACAAACAGCGGTCACCACCAGACTCATTGCCAGTGGCCATTATCGCAAGTTTGAAGATCTGCAGTCCGTGGTTGAGACGATGGCACGCCAGTTATTGATTGTCGAACACGGCTTTTTACCAGATGAAAGTTGA
- a CDS encoding alpha/beta hydrolase — translation MLMKKWIKVILAVVIVLIISGGAWFWMNRGSAPSTARAAGTYQTPTLFVHGFGGGYGSEKDMIADLSKHPGYQQVLRYTVTNTGQLSVSGSWSASVKHPLIAVVFSSGRPDAPTLGKILKQLKKRYGIKNFNAVGHSAGSAAWANWAVTPDKQGMPQLRRLITIAGPFNGFPGMPGMNGGQHITLAKDGRPNVMSDRYKPLYDNRRYFPKTAAVLNLFGNLGKGTDGRVPVNSARSLRYVVAGRAKSYTEREITNSKAQHSQLHEHNPLVNRYLYEFLNNGKITN, via the coding sequence ATGCTCATGAAAAAATGGATCAAAGTCATACTGGCAGTGGTCATCGTACTCATCATTAGTGGCGGTGCGTGGTTTTGGATGAATCGCGGGTCGGCACCGTCCACTGCGCGAGCAGCAGGTACGTACCAAACGCCAACATTGTTTGTTCATGGTTTTGGTGGTGGCTATGGATCGGAAAAAGATATGATTGCTGATCTCAGCAAACATCCCGGGTATCAGCAAGTATTACGCTATACCGTCACCAACACTGGGCAGTTGTCCGTGAGCGGTTCTTGGTCTGCCAGTGTGAAACACCCACTGATTGCCGTTGTCTTCAGCAGCGGCCGACCAGATGCGCCAACCTTAGGTAAAATTCTCAAACAACTGAAGAAACGTTATGGTATCAAGAACTTCAACGCTGTCGGGCACTCGGCCGGTTCGGCTGCTTGGGCAAACTGGGCAGTGACGCCAGATAAGCAGGGGATGCCGCAATTGCGGCGACTAATCACGATTGCCGGGCCGTTTAACGGGTTTCCCGGTATGCCGGGAATGAACGGCGGACAGCATATTACCCTTGCTAAAGATGGGCGGCCTAACGTTATGTCGGATCGGTACAAACCGTTGTATGACAATCGCAGGTATTTTCCCAAAACTGCCGCCGTTTTGAATCTATTTGGCAACCTAGGCAAGGGCACAGATGGCCGAGTGCCAGTCAATTCAGCACGTTCCTTGCGGTATGTTGTTGCCGGGCGGGCGAAAAGTTATACTGAGCGCGAGATTACCAATAGCAAGGCGCAGCATAGCCAGCTACATGAGCACAACCCATTGGTGAATCGGTATCTGTATGAATTTCTGAATAATGGGAAAATTACGAACTGA
- a CDS encoding GNAT family N-acetyltransferase → MLSYVIDDDFKLALPRPRLDSAPLFAIIDQERDDIGRFLPWANGLKTEAEEAAFLRSVNDHFGREESVNLVLWYRDEPVGMISFNHFRPSDESGDIGYWLKQAVRGHGLMHRAVKAMCQIGFEEYGVNKVIIRAAVDNAPSNAVAQKAGFHHDGTHRAGEKLADGFHDENEYSLLRSEWIKPQ, encoded by the coding sequence ATGTTAAGTTATGTGATTGATGACGATTTTAAGTTGGCATTACCGCGTCCGCGGCTGGATTCAGCACCGCTCTTTGCAATTATCGATCAAGAACGCGATGATATCGGTCGATTTTTACCTTGGGCGAATGGATTAAAAACGGAGGCCGAGGAAGCAGCATTTTTGCGGAGCGTCAATGATCATTTTGGCCGTGAGGAGTCAGTGAACTTGGTTTTATGGTATCGGGATGAGCCGGTTGGGATGATCAGCTTCAATCATTTTCGTCCGAGTGATGAAAGTGGTGATATCGGTTATTGGCTTAAACAAGCTGTGCGTGGTCACGGGCTGATGCATCGGGCGGTGAAAGCAATGTGCCAGATCGGTTTTGAAGAGTACGGGGTCAACAAAGTCATCATTCGCGCCGCTGTTGACAATGCACCAAGCAATGCCGTCGCTCAAAAGGCCGGCTTTCATCACGATGGCACCCATCGCGCCGGGGAAAAACTGGCAGATGGTTTCCATGATGAAAATGAGTATTCCTTACTACGCAGTGAGTGGATAAAACCACAATAA
- a CDS encoding ABC transporter permease, with protein sequence MRHSNRNAGYLLRANLKQNLKFSLIWLVILIMMIASGAGKLEAAFAGGASGSKEIVKMLRAPGMAAMFGAMPKVDTYNTAIVFAGVMVVFMIILQALWVMPLMIRNTRGQEESGLLEMVRARNVGRTAAITAASLELLIDSAIMGILYFVSLAAVNMGGTDLYGDFLFSLGMVIANLLFGTIALLFAQLTNNTRTANMLSYLVLTAAYLVRLVTDIQHQNLTWLSPIGWFEKANFYTDNNVWALGLALLVSILLAASATMIARNRDLGAGIIAERTGRAKAAGWLRSIPALLWRTERGLFAGWLIGAVVFGGVMGSVLGGVGDILKTNPLYRKILDVGQINAANQTMVLSFLGMYLGIFVALAVTAGVQVAFRLKRDDNLGYLSVIHAEKPTRTTISVSYYCFGLLAGVFVLSAGLLALFFTGNTVLSHPLPLKYLGRLFAASVPAVISFIALGIALVGLWPRLSSLFWLYMGAGLIVQIFRGLFDLPKHAGNFTPFGWIANVPVENVDQTWLIVMIVSAIVLFVLGIAGYRRQDLSL encoded by the coding sequence ATGCGGCACAGTAATCGGAACGCAGGTTATCTGCTTCGGGCAAACCTCAAACAAAATCTAAAATTTTCACTCATCTGGCTTGTCATTTTGATCATGATGATTGCCAGTGGTGCTGGCAAATTGGAAGCAGCCTTTGCAGGCGGGGCCTCGGGCTCTAAAGAGATTGTCAAAATGCTGCGAGCGCCGGGCATGGCGGCAATGTTTGGTGCGATGCCAAAGGTGGACACGTATAACACAGCGATTGTGTTTGCTGGTGTGATGGTCGTCTTCATGATTATTTTGCAGGCCTTATGGGTTATGCCGCTGATGATTCGCAACACCCGCGGTCAAGAAGAAAGTGGCTTGCTCGAAATGGTTCGCGCTCGCAATGTTGGGCGAACGGCTGCCATCACCGCCGCTTCGCTTGAGCTTCTCATCGACAGTGCCATAATGGGTATCCTCTATTTTGTCTCGTTGGCCGCTGTCAACATGGGTGGTACTGACTTGTACGGTGACTTCCTGTTTTCACTGGGGATGGTGATCGCCAACTTGCTATTTGGAACCATTGCGTTGCTATTCGCGCAACTAACCAATAACACACGTACAGCCAATATGTTGAGCTACTTGGTGCTGACTGCCGCTTATTTGGTTCGGCTGGTCACCGATATCCAGCATCAAAACCTGACGTGGTTATCACCAATTGGTTGGTTCGAAAAAGCAAACTTCTATACTGATAACAACGTCTGGGCCTTAGGTTTGGCCTTACTGGTCAGCATTCTGCTTGCGGCCAGCGCCACCATGATTGCCCGCAACCGCGATCTGGGCGCCGGGATTATTGCTGAACGCACCGGCCGAGCCAAAGCTGCCGGCTGGCTTCGCTCGATCCCTGCCTTACTGTGGCGAACAGAGCGCGGATTATTTGCTGGGTGGTTAATCGGCGCCGTGGTGTTTGGCGGCGTCATGGGTAGTGTGCTCGGCGGCGTTGGCGACATTCTTAAAACGAATCCGCTTTATCGTAAAATACTAGATGTTGGCCAAATCAACGCTGCCAATCAGACCATGGTCCTGTCATTCTTAGGCATGTATCTCGGCATTTTCGTCGCATTAGCCGTGACTGCTGGCGTCCAAGTGGCATTCCGACTCAAACGCGATGACAACCTTGGTTACTTGAGCGTCATTCATGCCGAAAAGCCAACGCGAACCACGATCAGTGTCAGCTACTATTGCTTTGGTCTGCTGGCAGGCGTGTTCGTCCTTTCTGCCGGGCTGCTGGCCTTGTTCTTCACTGGGAACACTGTTCTCAGTCACCCGTTGCCGCTCAAGTACCTCGGTCGCCTATTTGCGGCTAGCGTTCCGGCTGTGATATCGTTTATCGCCCTTGGCATCGCACTAGTCGGTCTGTGGCCACGCTTAAGCAGTCTATTCTGGCTGTATATGGGAGCCGGTCTGATCGTTCAAATTTTCCGGGGATTGTTTGATTTGCCAAAACACGCAGGCAACTTCACACCTTTTGGCTGGATTGCCAATGTACCGGTTGAAAACGTTGATCAAACATGGCTAATCGTGATGATTGTTAGCGCTATAGTATTATTTGTTCTTGGTATTGCCGGTTATCGTCGTCAGGATTTGAGCCTATGA
- a CDS encoding helix-turn-helix domain-containing protein has protein sequence MHIDQVIRERRLALGLTQEELADKIGVSAPAVSKWEKRVSYPDITLLPALARILGTDVNTLLTFSVTMDPEESRHLYEKLMTTAKDAGWQAAVDLAEAQIAHYPSVPSLQLMIAAFLQSLKSQIPEADWPSVYQQIVAIYQTAEKSTDLPQAQVAAQSLFYLYLKEKDFDAAEKQLTLLPPEVVAYNAMEPKLQLQRGQLKDAYISGEKLLGTGLGAVSLILNVLTQVGLADHQLAVAKRYADMSQKIDNLIPISNPYTLEAQLKVAEASNDPNQAVTIIKEVLANLNQPQPLVLQHLTPAKSKEQVSLKEAQRQLLQIFTADPEMAFLQKSPSLQQLRHQYNL, from the coding sequence ATGCATATTGATCAAGTGATTCGCGAACGGCGCCTAGCTTTAGGACTCACGCAAGAGGAACTCGCCGACAAAATTGGCGTTTCGGCCCCAGCTGTTAGTAAATGGGAAAAAAGGGTGTCATATCCTGACATTACCTTGCTGCCAGCGTTGGCTCGCATTTTAGGCACGGATGTTAATACGCTGCTTACTTTCAGTGTCACGATGGATCCAGAAGAGAGTCGCCACCTATACGAAAAACTGATGACGACTGCCAAAGATGCCGGATGGCAAGCAGCCGTCGATCTGGCCGAAGCGCAGATTGCACATTACCCATCAGTGCCAAGTTTGCAGTTGATGATTGCGGCTTTTTTACAAAGTCTGAAAAGTCAAATACCTGAAGCAGACTGGCCTTCAGTGTATCAACAAATTGTTGCCATTTATCAAACTGCGGAAAAGAGCACTGATCTGCCACAGGCACAAGTAGCGGCCCAAAGTCTCTTTTACCTGTACCTCAAGGAAAAAGATTTTGATGCTGCCGAGAAGCAATTGACGCTGTTACCTCCTGAAGTGGTCGCCTATAACGCCATGGAGCCAAAATTGCAATTACAGCGCGGTCAACTCAAGGATGCTTACATTAGCGGCGAAAAGTTGCTTGGTACTGGCTTGGGGGCCGTCTCGCTTATTCTGAATGTACTCACTCAAGTTGGTCTTGCTGATCACCAGCTTGCTGTTGCCAAACGTTATGCTGACATGAGCCAAAAAATAGACAACCTGATCCCTATCTCCAATCCTTATACGCTCGAAGCTCAGTTGAAAGTTGCAGAAGCTAGTAATGACCCAAATCAAGCTGTTACGATCATTAAAGAGGTGTTGGCCAATCTCAATCAACCGCAGCCACTGGTATTGCAGCATTTGACCCCAGCCAAAAGCAAGGAACAGGTCTCGCTCAAGGAAGCTCAACGGCAACTGTTGCAAATCTTCACCGCTGATCCCGAAATGGCTTTTCTCCAAAAAAGTCCCAGCCTTCAACAACTGCGCCATCAATACAATCTCTAA
- a CDS encoding ATP-binding cassette domain-containing protein, which yields MTEPLLTMNDLSVTFYKGRQAIKAVDQINFTINAGTTVGLVGESGSGKTTTGRAIAGIGPISGGDVLFGGQSIRHFSHAARKDFRRQVQMVFQDPFESLNPRQKVVDIIAEGIDNFHLATSREVRLAQVLRLLTQVGLPADVINRFPHEFSGGQRQRIGIARALAVQPKFLVLDEPISALDVSIQAQIVNLLRQIQHEQHLTYLFIAHDLSMVHYISDKIVVMYQGRIVEVGDTDAIYHHPLHPYTQTLLSSVPQADPMLEQQKPVLHFDRQALDPTASLVEAAPAHWVLAQ from the coding sequence TTGACAGAACCGTTATTGACGATGAACGATCTAAGTGTCACTTTTTATAAAGGGCGGCAAGCAATCAAAGCCGTCGATCAAATTAACTTCACGATCAATGCCGGAACCACAGTCGGCTTGGTTGGCGAGTCTGGGTCAGGTAAGACAACAACTGGCCGCGCTATCGCTGGGATTGGTCCGATTTCCGGTGGTGATGTTCTTTTTGGCGGTCAGTCGATCCGTCATTTCTCACATGCGGCGCGCAAAGACTTTCGCCGTCAGGTCCAGATGGTGTTTCAAGATCCGTTCGAATCCTTGAATCCGCGGCAAAAAGTGGTCGATATCATTGCTGAAGGCATCGACAATTTTCATTTGGCCACCTCGAGGGAAGTAAGGCTGGCGCAAGTTTTACGGCTGTTGACGCAGGTTGGTTTACCTGCAGACGTGATTAATCGTTTTCCCCATGAATTTTCTGGCGGACAACGGCAACGAATAGGCATTGCTCGAGCTTTGGCGGTACAGCCTAAGTTTTTAGTGCTTGATGAGCCGATTTCAGCGTTGGACGTGTCGATTCAGGCACAGATTGTCAATTTGTTGCGGCAAATTCAGCATGAACAACACTTGACCTATCTTTTTATTGCTCATGATCTATCGATGGTTCACTACATTAGTGATAAAATTGTGGTCATGTATCAAGGTCGCATCGTTGAGGTAGGCGATACAGATGCGATTTATCACCATCCGCTGCATCCTTACACGCAGACGCTGCTGTCATCGGTTCCGCAGGCTGATCCAATGCTTGAGCAGCAAAAACCGGTGTTGCACTTTGACCGGCAGGCGCTTGATCCGACTGCCTCACTGGTCGAAGCAGCACCGGCGCATTGGGTGTTAGCGCAATAA
- a CDS encoding ABC transporter ATP-binding protein — MTTNMITVKQLTYKRNRKVILDDLNLDLVQGHFIGLLGANGAGKTTLMRLLNGVATTFHGTIQIGSSESIVERKQLSSFSESLNGVNPNRTLKQIATYYADMYLDFSEAEFANFLKTFDLDSHQKLAALSKGNRKKLIAALTLARQTQLYLLDEPFEGIDSMTRKRIISNLIAWKPAAATVIISDHHVSDVANVLDEVVIIKDKHVVAQKNAEELREETGMSIEAYYESFYEGSDQRD; from the coding sequence ATGACAACTAACATGATCACAGTCAAACAATTGACTTATAAACGCAATCGTAAAGTGATTCTAGACGACTTGAATCTTGACCTCGTTCAAGGTCACTTCATCGGCTTATTAGGTGCAAACGGTGCCGGCAAAACCACATTGATGCGACTGTTAAACGGGGTCGCGACCACTTTTCATGGCACCATTCAAATTGGCTCATCAGAAAGTATTGTTGAACGGAAACAACTAAGCAGCTTCAGTGAGTCGTTAAATGGCGTCAACCCAAATCGAACGCTCAAGCAAATTGCCACTTATTATGCCGACATGTATCTTGATTTTTCTGAAGCCGAGTTTGCTAACTTCCTGAAGACATTTGATCTTGATTCCCACCAGAAGCTGGCGGCCCTGTCAAAAGGTAATCGCAAAAAATTGATCGCTGCACTGACCCTTGCCCGACAAACGCAACTTTATCTGCTAGATGAACCTTTTGAAGGTATCGATAGCATGACGCGCAAACGGATCATCAGTAACTTGATTGCGTGGAAACCGGCAGCGGCAACCGTGATTATTTCGGATCATCACGTAAGCGACGTTGCCAATGTGTTGGATGAGGTTGTCATCATTAAAGACAAGCACGTGGTGGCACAGAAAAATGCCGAAGAGCTGCGAGAAGAAACCGGTATGAGTATTGAAGCCTATTATGAAAGTTTCTATGAAGGGAGTGACCAACGTGACTAA
- a CDS encoding GntR family transcriptional regulator, with the protein MEFDDKIPIYYQIKQYLYQEIITDRLKSGDQLPAVRQLAADLTVNVNTVQRALTELIQEGVLETKRGRGNFVTNDMKVLIDMKKRVIATELDRLYHQLSELNLSDEEMKDAFAAYVDEQEVKHDN; encoded by the coding sequence GTGGAATTTGACGATAAGATCCCAATCTATTATCAGATCAAACAATACTTGTATCAGGAAATCATCACCGATCGACTTAAATCAGGCGATCAACTACCGGCTGTTCGGCAACTTGCCGCAGACCTAACCGTCAATGTCAACACGGTTCAGCGCGCCTTGACTGAACTCATTCAGGAAGGCGTCCTTGAAACAAAACGGGGACGCGGCAATTTCGTCACAAATGATATGAAAGTGCTAATTGATATGAAAAAACGCGTCATTGCGACAGAATTAGATCGCCTTTATCACCAACTATCAGAATTGAATTTAAGTGATGAGGAAATGAAAGACGCATTCGCCGCTTATGTTGATGAGCAGGAGGTAAAACATGACAACTAA
- a CDS encoding sulfite exporter TauE/SafE family protein, with the protein MTIILLFLGFLVGAFIMTMGGGGGAFYLGIMTGVAHLSPGTAAATSLFTAIPALAVGCYSHYRTGNMRFHAGNEILMTAVPATIIGSLAAPHIPEVVYSWAIAVIFVVLGVQMLRQSFARKVKKSTQPAWFAYVLGAISGLMVGVAGLSGGGPIMAGLMLMGLDMPHAAATSSYALVSLSVIGCLLHATQGTIAWQVGGLLMLGSLVGAAITPRILNRFDPRLLTAILRPILGIMLLIMAVAQVW; encoded by the coding sequence ATGACAATCATCTTGCTTTTCCTCGGCTTTTTGGTCGGGGCATTTATTATGACAATGGGCGGCGGTGGCGGTGCTTTTTACCTTGGCATCATGACCGGCGTCGCGCATCTGTCACCCGGCACCGCTGCGGCGACATCGCTATTTACCGCCATTCCGGCCTTGGCGGTTGGGTGTTACAGCCATTATCGTACAGGAAATATGCGTTTTCACGCGGGTAACGAAATCCTGATGACCGCCGTGCCTGCCACGATTATTGGCAGTCTTGCAGCGCCACATATTCCCGAAGTCGTCTATTCATGGGCGATCGCGGTCATTTTTGTAGTGCTCGGTGTCCAAATGTTACGTCAATCGTTCGCGCGCAAAGTCAAAAAATCCACGCAACCTGCGTGGTTCGCCTATGTCCTCGGCGCAATTAGTGGCCTCATGGTTGGTGTTGCCGGATTAAGCGGTGGCGGCCCGATCATGGCCGGTCTCATGTTAATGGGACTCGACATGCCTCATGCGGCAGCGACTTCTTCGTACGCTTTAGTTTCTTTGTCAGTCATCGGCTGCCTTTTGCACGCCACCCAAGGCACGATTGCTTGGCAGGTCGGCGGCTTATTGATGTTAGGCTCGCTGGTTGGTGCCGCGATTACCCCGCGTATTCTCAATCGCTTCGATCCGCGCCTGCTGACAGCTATCTTGCGGCCAATTCTTGGGATCATGCTCCTGATAATGGCGGTGGCCCAGGTTTGGTAA
- a CDS encoding MFS transporter: MAKTTIEVKETNARHALLVISIVALMSFLGVLTETSMNVTFPTLMHDFNVSLTTVQWVTSGYLLAAALIMLSSAYMKRRFTNRQLFVTAALLFIIGDLMCALAPVFWVLLAGRLVQAGCVGLCSPLMVNIILDTVPTSKLGTYMGVANLIILIGPALGPTFGGAVANFFDWRMIFWSTLPFAILLLVLGQGRIKQYTPTSDFAFDWLRFTALGVALISLTVALNGVSDQKWLTACVGLLIVVAAMTVFVWLSNHHAKTLFKLDVFHDPGFLYSFLPYILLQFSNVGINFLLPNYVQTVDGATAFIGGLILLPGSVFNGLGQPVYGWMLDHFGGRLPLFLGNTLFTLGVLGFTIFGRHISVLWVTILYLIFAIGRSMAFGNSTAYGLKVIQPDDQSDANALYSTGQQVTGSMGTTVLAGMMTAVTMPGLSHAQNVGIGSQLAFGLLLAIGILNFWLYARLFKLTSIKKVEC; encoded by the coding sequence ATGGCGAAGACAACGATTGAAGTAAAAGAAACTAATGCTCGGCACGCATTGCTTGTGATCAGCATTGTAGCGCTCATGTCATTTTTGGGGGTGTTAACCGAAACTTCAATGAATGTCACTTTTCCAACTTTGATGCATGATTTTAATGTGTCTTTGACGACCGTCCAGTGGGTGACTTCGGGCTATCTTTTGGCCGCGGCGCTAATCATGCTGAGTTCTGCTTACATGAAAAGAAGATTTACCAACCGACAGCTGTTTGTGACGGCAGCATTGCTGTTCATTATTGGCGACTTGATGTGCGCACTGGCACCAGTGTTCTGGGTGTTGCTTGCGGGCCGGCTGGTTCAAGCAGGTTGTGTCGGTTTGTGTAGTCCTCTGATGGTCAATATTATTTTGGATACGGTACCGACAAGTAAACTTGGTACCTACATGGGCGTCGCGAACCTCATTATTCTGATTGGACCGGCGCTTGGACCAACCTTTGGCGGTGCCGTGGCAAACTTCTTTGATTGGCGAATGATTTTCTGGAGCACCTTGCCGTTTGCAATTTTGTTACTTGTGCTGGGACAGGGAAGAATCAAACAATACACGCCAACTTCAGATTTTGCTTTTGATTGGCTGCGTTTTACGGCTCTCGGTGTGGCCTTGATCAGTTTGACCGTTGCACTGAATGGTGTCAGTGATCAGAAATGGTTAACTGCGTGTGTGGGTTTATTGATCGTGGTTGCAGCCATGACAGTTTTCGTTTGGTTGTCAAATCATCACGCCAAAACTTTGTTTAAGTTGGATGTTTTCCACGATCCAGGGTTCTTATACAGTTTTCTGCCATATATTCTCTTGCAGTTTTCGAATGTTGGAATTAATTTTTTGCTGCCAAACTATGTGCAAACTGTTGACGGGGCAACTGCTTTTATTGGCGGATTAATTCTCTTGCCTGGCAGTGTCTTCAATGGACTTGGTCAGCCGGTTTACGGTTGGATGTTAGACCATTTTGGTGGACGGTTGCCGTTATTTCTTGGCAACACGCTATTTACGCTCGGCGTGCTCGGCTTTACGATTTTTGGCCGCCACATCAGCGTACTTTGGGTCACGATCTTGTATCTGATTTTTGCCATCGGCCGTTCCATGGCTTTTGGCAACAGTACAGCATATGGCTTGAAAGTCATCCAACCTGATGATCAAAGCGACGCGAATGCCCTATATAGCACAGGGCAGCAAGTGACAGGTTCAATGGGGACTACCGTTTTAGCTGGCATGATGACGGCTGTTACTATGCCAGGCTTGTCTCACGCCCAAAATGTTGGGATTGGCAGTCAGCTGGCTTTTGGCCTGCTACTAGCAATTGGCATCTTAAACTTCTGGTTGTATGCTCGTCTGTTCAAGCTGACAAGTATAAAAAAAGTTGAATGTTGA